Below is a window of Streptomyces qaidamensis DNA.
ACCTCGGACCTGATCCGGCGCGGTTTCTGCCGGACGCCGTTGACCGAGCGCAGGGAGAAGGTGACCCGGCGCAGGCCCGGCTCGCCCGCGCGCTCCACGACCTCCGTGCCCCGGAACAGGTCCGGGTCCTCCGTGCGCCGCACCTGGAACGGGATCGGCTCCTCGCGGACCTCCTTGCCGCCGGTGATCCGCAGCACGGTCACGGTCTGCCCGTCGCGCGGGAAGCTCCCCTGCGGGACCGACGTGGTGTCCTGGCCGTGCAGGGTGATCCCGGCCTCCTCGACGGCCTCCCGTACGGTCGCGGCGTTGGTGCGCACCGTGCGGGCGCGGCCGTCCGCCATGATCGTGACCGTGCGTTCGGTCCGAACGTCCAGGGCGAGCCCTTCGCGCCCGATGCGCCGGGAGCGCGACGCGGACACGTACGCGCCCTCCTGTCGCACACCCAGCTGCCGCAGTGCTCCCTCCACCGTGTGGGCGGTCGTCCAGATCTCGCGCCGGTGCCCGTCGAGGGTGAGCCGCACGGGCCGGGCGAAGTGCACGGCGACCTCGTCGCCGCTGCTGATCTCCGTGCCGGGCCCGGGCGCGACCACGTCATGGGCGCCCACCTCTACGCCCTCCTCCGCGAGCAGCTCGGTGACGTCGTCGGCGAAGGTATGCAGGGTGCGCGCCTTGCCGTCGACGTTCAGCTCGATCGCCTTGTCCTTGGCGACGAACGCCGTGGTGCCGCCCGCCAGGAAGGCGACGACCAGGGCCTGCGGGAGGAGCCGCCGCATCGGGCTGTCCGGGCGCTCGGCGTAGCGCGCCTTGCGCCGACGTGCGGATCTTCGGTGAGCGCCGGTGCGCGCCGCGGCACGCGATCCGGCGTGCGCACCCGGGCCCCGGCCCGGCTGCTCGGCGGACCCGGGCGCCGGACCGTCGTCCGGAGCTCCCTGCCGGGGCAGCCCGGGCAGGGTCGGCCCCTCGTAGGCGGGCCGGTAGGTGTCGGCGTAGGCGCCGGGCGTCCCATGGCCGAGCGTCTCGGCGCTGTGCAGGTCAGCCGGCGGCGCGTCGAAGCCGCCGTACACCGGGCCGGCATAGGCCGGGCCATACGTCTCGTACGTCTCGTGGGTCTCGTATGTCTCGTATCGGGAGTTGCTCACGCCGACACGCTCCAGGGGCCGGAGGGGGTCCAGAGGGGTCCGGATCGGGCCCCCAGAACCTAGCGGAGCGTTCGTCACTCTCCAAAGCGACGCGGCTACGCACAGTAGTGCGGCCGGCGTCAGTATCCGAAGGCGCGCGCGGTGTTGGCGCCGAGCGCCGTGGCGAGGGTGTCCTCGTCGATGCCGCGCACCCCGGCCATGGCCCGCACGGTGACCGGCACGAGGTACGGGGCGTTGGGCCGCCCGCGGTAGGGCGCCGGGGTGAGGAAGGGCGCGTCCGTCTCGACGAGGAGGAGCTCCAGCGGGGCCACGGCCACCGCGTCCCGCAGGTTCTGGGCGTTCTTGAAGGTGACGTTGCCGGCGAAGGACATGAAGTAGCCCGCGCTCGCGCAGATCTCCGCCATCTCGGCGTCGCCGGAGTAACAGTGGAAGACGGTCCGCTCGGGGGCGCCCTCCTCCTTCAGCACGCGCAGGACGTCGGCGTGGGCCTCGCGGTCGTGGATGACCAGGGCCTTGCCGTGGCGCTTCGCGATCTCGATGTGGGCGCGGAAGGACAGCTCCTGCGCGTCCTTGCCCTCGGGCCCGGTGCGGAAGTAGTCGAGGCCGGTCTCGCCGACGCCCTTGACCTGCTCCAGCGCCGCCAACCGGTCGATCTCGGCGAGCGCTTCGTCGAGCGCGGCCCGGCCGCCGGCTTCGCGTGCGCCCTGCCGCGACCATCCGTCGGGGTCACCGTGCACGATCCGGGGTGCCTCGTTCGGGTGCAGGGCGACCGTGGCGTGGACGGCGTCGTGGGCCGCCGCCGTCTCCGCCGCCCACCGGGAGCCCTTGAGGTCGCAGCCGACCTGCACGACCGTCGTCACTCCGACCGAAGCCGCCTTCGCCAAGGCCTCCTCGACCGTGCCGGACTGCATGTCCAGATGGGTGTGGGAGTCGGCGACCGGGACCCGGAGGGGCTCCGGGAGGGGCGGTGCCGCGTTCTTGTCCTGGCGGCCGGAGTCGTTCGAAGGCATGCCCCGATCCTACGAAAGGGGCACGCCCTCCCCGATGGAGGAGGGTCGGGGAGGGCGTCTACAAGGGAAGCCGGACGGGTCAGCTCGCCTTGCGCTGGAAGGGGTGCAGCAGGTCGGACAGGTGCCAGTGGTGGTGCTCGCGCTCCTCGCCGTCGGCCCCGGCCTGTGCCGCGGGCGCTTCCACGGGCCCGGCGGGCGGCGGCACGCGGGAGGGCCGGTGCGCCGCGTCGCGCGCCGACGCGACCCGCCCGGGCCGCATGATGCGCACGACATGGCTGTCGCAGTGGTGGCACTCGGGCTTGCTCAACGGGGAGGGCACCACCTTGCCGTCCGCGACATAGAGGACGAACTCGTGACCCGCGGCGTCCGTGTGGTGCTCTATCTCGTACGACTGCTCCCAGCCGTGTCCGCACCGCATGCAGGCGAACGAGTAGGACTCGTTGACGACTGCGGTCGCACCGGCGCGGAGCCCGGTCTGCCCTGCGATCTCACTCATGCCAGCTCCTGTTCCGCTGTGGCGTGAGGACGATTCCGTCCCCGCGACCCAGTGGACTCCTCGGCCGGACCGATGGCAGCAGACCTGTCGACTGTTGGCCCCGATTTGGGCGTCCCTTGCCGTTGCACCCCTTGCGCTTTGCCCACCCATGGGGCGCACGCTCATCCGACATGCGCCCTGCTCAGGGGATGCTTAGCGCCCCCTGAGGGGCGCGGGGCCGTATCCATGTGCGGCTCCGCCGCGTGGCGCGATCAACCCCACACCACCCGCGCCCCGCAAAGCACCTGGAGCGAGCCCCACCCCGAACCCGGTCACCCCGCAGCGTTCTTCGCGGCGACCACCGCATCGAAAACCACCCGCTTCGGCACACCGGCCTCCACCGCCACCGCAGCGATCGCCTCCTTGCGCCGCTCCCCCGCTTCCTCCCGCACCCGGACCCGCCGGACCAGCTCCTCGGGCCCGACCTCCTCGGGCCCCTTCTCCGGCGCGCCCTCCACGACGACCGTGATCTCGCCGCGCACCCCTTCCGCGGCCCACGCGGCCAGCTCCCCGAGCCCGCCCCGCCGCACCTCCTCGTACGTCTTGGTCAGCTCCCGGCACACCGCGGCCCGCCGCTCGGCCCCGAACACCTCGGACATCGCCGCCAGCGTGTCGTCGAGCCGGTGGGGGGCCTCGAAGTAGACGAGCGTCCGCCGCTCCTCGGCGACCTCCCGCAGCCGCCCCAGCCGCTCCCCCGCCTTGCGCGGCAGGAACCCCTCGAAGCAGAACCGGTCGACCGGCAGTCCGGACAGCGCGAGCGCGGTGAGCACCGCGGACGGCCCGGGCACGGCGGTGACCCGTACGTCCCGCTCGACCGCGGCGGCGACCAGCCGGTACCCCGGGTCGGACACGGACGGCATCCCCGCGTCCGTGACGAGCAGCACCCGCGCCCCGCCCACCAGCTCCTCGACCAGCTCCGGCGTCCGGGCGGCCTCGTTGCCCTCGAAGTACGACACGACCCGCCCCTTGGGCGTGACGCCGAGCGCCTGGGTCAGCCGGCGCAGCCGCCGCGTGTCCTCGGCGGCGACGACATCGGCTCCGGCCAGTTCCTCGGCGAGCCGGGGCGGGGCGTCCGCGATGTCGCCGATGGGGGTGCCTGCGAGTACGAGGGTTCCGATCACGCTCCCATCCTCCCAGGGGCGGCGGGCCCGGACTCCTCCCAGGGGCGGAGGATGCGGACGCATACCGGCCATGCACGGGACTCACACAGAACGGTTCCCTACGATGGCGCGGTGACCAGTACCGCGTCCTCCACGGACACCCGGCAGGGCCAGGCGCCGCTCGACCAGCGGCCGTCCTGGCAGCAGCGGCTGCGCCGCTTCGGCTACCAGGGGCAGCCCAGAAGCGACGCCCGCGACGTCCGTGACCGCCTGGTGCCGCCGTACACCGAGCCCTCCCCGCGCCTGTGGGCGGCACTCGGCGTCCCGCACCAGCTCGCGGGCCGGCTGGTGCGCTGGTCGGGCTGGATCGGCCCGCTGCTCGTCACGCTGCTGGCGGGGGTGCTGCGGTTCTGGAACCTGGGCAGCCCCAGGGCGGTGATATTCGACGAGACGTACTACGCCAAGGACGCGTGGGCGCTGATCCACCGCGGGTTCGAGCTCAACTGGGACAAGAAGGCCAACGACCTGGTGCTGTCGTCGGGCGGGCAGGTCCCGCTCCCGGCGGACGCCGCGTACGTCGTGCACCCGCCGATCGGGAAGTACGTCATCGGGCTCGGCGAGCTGATGTTCGGGTTCGATCCCTTCGGCTGGCGCTTCATGACGGCGGTGCTCGGCACGCTGTCCGTGCTGCTGCTGTGCCGGATCGGCCGCCGCCTGTTCCGCTCCACCTTCCTGGGGTGTCTGGCGGGCGCGCTGATGGCGGTGGACGGCCTGCACTTCGTGATGAGCCGCACGGCGCTGCTCGACGGTGTGCTGATGTTCTTCGTGCTGGCCGCGTTCGGCTGTCTGCTCGTGGACCGGGACAGGGCCCGCGCGAAACTCGCCGCCGCGCTGCCGCTGGACGAGGACGGCCGGGCCCGGCCCGACCGGCACACGGCCGAGACGGCCCGCCTGGGACGGCGCCCCTGGCGCTGGGCGGCGGGCCTGATGCTGGGCCTGGCCATCGGCACGAAGTGGAACGGCCTCTACATCCTGGCCGCGTTCTGCCTGATGGCGGTGTTGTGGGACGTCGCTTCGCGGCGGGTCGCCGGTGCCCGGCACCCGTACGCGGCGGTCCTCAAGCGCGACACCGGCCTCGCGTTCGTCGCCACGGTCCCGGTCGCCCTGGTCACCTACCTGCTGTCCTGGACCGGCTGGATCCTCTCCGCCACGAACGGCTCCGGCGGCTACTACCGCAACTGGGCCGCGACCAGCGGCAAGGGCGGCAGCTGGACGTTCCTGCCCGACTGGCTGCGCAGCCTGTGGCACTACGAGCACCAGGTGTACGAGTTCCACGTCGGCCTGTCCTCGCCGCACACGTACCAGTCCAACCCGTGGAGCTGGCTCGTCCTCGGCCGCCCGGTGTCGTACTTCTACGAGTCCCCGGCCCCCGGCAAGGACGGCTGCCCCGCCGACGCCGGCGAGAAGTGCGCCCGCGAGGTCCTCGCCCTCGGCACGCCGCTGCTGTGGTGGGTCGCCTGTCTCGCGGTCCTCTACGTGCTGTGGCGCTGGTTCTTCCGCCGTGACTGGCGCGCGGGTGCCATCGCCTGCGGCATCGCGGCCGGCTACCTGCCCTGGTTCATGTACCAGGAGCGCACGATCTTCTTCTTCTACGCCGTCGTTTTCCTGCCGTTCCTGTGCCTGGCGGTGGCGATGCTCCTCGGCGCGATCATCGGCCCACCCCGCTCCAGCGACACCCGCCGCGTCGCGGGCGCCACGGCCGCGGGCGTCCTGGTCCTCCTGATCACCTGGAACTTCATCTATTTCTGGCCGCTGTACACGGGCACCGCCATCCCCATCGACGACTGGCGGTCGCGGATGTGGCTGGACACGTGGGTGTGATCTACGTTCGGTCACAATCCGAAAACTCCCGCCCCGGTTAGTAACCGCTTACGCATAGAGTCCCCCCGGCACCGAGCTTTCTGAACGCGTTCAAAGGAGCGTGTGGGGCTCAACGGGGAGGGGTCCACCCATGGGCAAGGGGGTCAAAACCGCCGTCATAGGCGGGGTGTTCGCGGTGATGCTGGGCGGGGCCGGGTACGGCACCTACAACATCGTGAACGCGCTGAACGGTGACGGGGGCGGCACGGGCGGGGTGGCCGCGGAGAAGAAGTCGGGGCCGCCCGGCAAGGACGAGGTCAAGGAGACCACGGCCAAGTTCTTCACGGCCTGGGAGAAGGGCGCTGCCGCCACGGCGGCCTCGTACACGAACAACGACGGCGCCGCCGAGCAGCTGCTCACCGCCTTCGGCGACGACGCGCACATCACCGGCGTGAAGATCACGCCGGGCGCGGCCCGGGGCACCACAGTCCCGTACGCGGTGAAGGCGAAGGTGGCCTACGGCGGGAAGTCCAAGCCGCTGAGCTACGAGAGCGAGCTGAAGGTCGTGCGCGGGCTGACCACCGGGCGGGCGCTGGTCGACTGGCAGCCGTCCGTCGTGCACCCCGAGCTGAAGAAGGACGACACCCTCGTCACCGAGGAGTCGGCCACGCCGCCCATCGAGGCCGTGGGCCGCGACGGCGCCGAGCTGACGAAGGAGAAGTACCCCTCCCTCGGACCGATCCTGGACGCCCTGCGCGACAAGTACGGCGAGCAGGCCGGCGGCACCCCCGGCGTCGAACTGGTCATCCGGCACACCGGCAACGGCGCTCCCGACACTCCGCTGCTCACCCTCGCCGAGGGCAAGCCGGGCAAGCTCACCACCACGATCAGCCCGGGCGCGCAGGCAGCGGCCGAGAAGGCGGTCAAGCGGTTCGCCCAGTCGTCGGTGGTGGCCGTCAAGCCCAGCACCGGCGAGGTGCTGGCCGTGGCCAACCACCGCACGGACGGCTTCAACGCCGCTTTCCAGGGCGAGGCGGCACCCGGCTCCACCATGAAGATCATCACCGCCGCGATGCTCATCGACAACGGTGTGACCTCCATGAACGGCCCGGCACCCTGCCCGGACACCGCCGTGTGGCAGAGCCAGTCGTTCAAGAACCTGACGGGCATGAAGGCCAACGAGAACGCCACGCTCGCCAACAGCTTCATGCGGTCCTGCAACACCGCCTTCATCAAGCTCATCGACGAGAAGCCGCTCACGGACGCCTCGCTGACCCAGGAGGCCGAGGAGCGCTTCGGCCTGGGGCAGGACAACTGGACGACCGGCATCGCCTCCTTCGACGGCAGCGTCCCCGCCGTCGACGGGCCGGACCGGGCGGCGGGCGCCATCGGGCAGGGGCAGGTGCAGATGAGCCCGCTGAACATGGCCTCGGTGACCGCGACCGCCATCACCGGCGCCTTCCGCCAGCCCTACCTGGTCTCGCCGGAGCTGGACGGCCGGGAGCTGGCCCGGGCCCAGGGCCTGCGGGCGAGCACCGCCGCCCAGCTCAAGCAGATGATGCGGCTCACGGCCACGCAGGGCACCGCCGCGCCGGCCATGGCCGGACTGGGCGGTGACATCGGCGCCAAGACCGGTTCCGCCGAGGTCGACGGCAACGCCAAGTCCAACAGCTGGTTCACCGGATTCCGGGGCGACATCGCGGCGGCGGCCATGACCGAGGAGGGCGGCCACGGCGGTGACGCGGCCGGGCCGATTGTCGCAGCCGTGCTACGAACAGGTGGCTGATCTCACCTCCGCGCCACGGGACCCTAGGGTGGTGGCCGTCGTTGGGACATGGGACGGCTGAGGGCGACGGGAGCCCTGGGGAATCTCGGAGGAACGGACAGCAGTGGGCAACAGAAGGCGCGTCGCCGAGCGACGGAAGACCAGACCCGCCGTGATCGGCGGGATGATCGCCGTGGTCGTGGTGGGCGCCGGGGCCGGTGCCTACGCGCTGTACGGCGGTGGCGCCGCCGCGGACGACGGGACACGGGCCTCGGACCAGAAGGCCGAGGTGAAGACGGGCCCGCTGTCCCCGGCCGAAGTCACCACCACCGCCCGCGCCTTCCTCACCGCCTGGCAGTCCCAGAAGGTCGACCGGGCCGCCGCGGCCACCGACGACACCTCCGCGGCCCGGTCACTGCTCACGGGCTACACCAAGGACGCCCACATCAAGGACGTCACCCTCACCCCGGGCCGGCCCACCGGCGACAAGGTGCCGTTCTCCGTCAAGGGCACGGTGTCCTACAAGGGCACCGACAAGCCGCTGGCGTACGACAGCGCCCTGACCGTCGTGCGCCGCGCCGCCGACGGAAAGCCGCTGGTCGACTGGCACGCGGCCGTCGTCCACCCGGATCTGCGGGACGGCGACACCCTGGTCACCGGCGCGGCGGGCACGCCCCCGGTCAAGGCGCTCGACCGGGACGGCGGCGAACTGACCACCAAGAAGTACGCCTCGATCGGCCCGATCCTGGACGGCCTGCGCGAGAAGTACGGCAAGGAGGCCGGCGGCAAGGCCGGCATCGAACTGCGGGTGGTGCGCGGGAAGTCCGCGGAGGCGAAGGACCTCTCCGACAAGACCCTGCTGGAGCTGAGCGAGGGCACGCCCGGCACGGTGAAGACCACGCTGGACCCGGCCCTCCAGGCGGCCGCCGAGAAGCAGGTCGCGAAGAAGGCCAAGTCGTCCGTGGCCCTGCTGCGGGTGTCGACCGGCGAGATCCTGGCCGCCGCCAACGCCTCCCCCGGCTTCAACACCGCCTTCCAGGGCTCCCTGGCCCCCGGCTCCACGATGAAGGTCATCACCTCGTCGCTGCTGATCGAGAAGGGCCTGGCCTCGGCGGACAAGAAGCACCCGTGCCCGAAGTACTTCACGTACGGGCACTGGAAGTTCCAGAACGACGACAAGTTCCAGATCAAGAACGGCACGTTCAAGGCGAGCTTCGCCCGCTCCTGCAACACGGCCTTCATCAGCCAGGCCCCGAAGCTGAAGAACGACGACCTGACCAAGGAGGCCCAGCAGGTCTACGGCCTGGGGCTGAACAACTGGGCCATCGGAGTGCCGTCCTTCGACGGCGCGGTGCCGGTGCAGTCGGCCGCCCAGATGGGTGCCTCGCTGATCGGGCAGGGCGGGGTCCGGATGAACCCGCTGAACATGGCGTCGGTGTCGGCGACGGTCAAGGCCGGCACCTTCCACCAGCCGTACCTGGTCTCCCCGGACGTGGACGGGCGGGAGCTGGCGAAGGCCGCGCGCACGATGCCGGCGAGCACCCTGTCCCAGTTGCGTGAGCTGATGGCGTACACCGCCGCGTACGGCACGGCCGCGGAGGCGATGTCCGGGGTCGGCGGCGACGTCGGTGCGAAGACCGGGTCCGCCGAGGTCGACGGGCAGAAGAAGCCGAACGGCTGGTTCACGGCCTACCGGGGCGACCTGGCCGCCGCGGGCGTGGTCCAGCAGGGCGGGCACGGTGGCTCGACGGCCGGCCCGATCGTGGCGGCCCTGCTGAAGGCGGGCGGCTGAGCCCCGGGTTCAGCGCGTAACGGGGTTCAGCGCTGACGGAGTTCAGTGCTGACGGAGTTGAGCGCTGACGGACTTGAGCGCTGAAGGAGTTCAGTGCTGACGGAGTTCAGCGCGTGATGCGGATCAATGCGTCACGGGTTCCGCGGCGGCCATGTACGTCCGCCGCAGGAACCGCAGCAGCGCCTGGCGCTCGAACTGCACCACCGACACCCCTTGCGCGGAGTGGAACTCCACCACGACCTGCACCCGGCCGCACGGCCACACCCGCACCTCGCCGCTCCCGGCAGGAGCCCGCAGACCTTCCTCCAGCAGCTCGCGGCTGAACACCCACTCGCGTCCCCCGGCTCCCGGCAGCGTCATGCGCACCTTCCGGGGATCGTGGTCGGGGTCGTACCGCAGGGTGACCGGAACCGCCTCCAGCTCGTCGACCAGCGGCACGGCCGCGTCCGAGACGATGTGGGCTCGCGCGTACTGCTCGACTACGGACATCGGACGGCCCCTTCACCGTGCGCAATCCGAGTGGAAACCGTGCGTCCACTCCCTCTCCAATGTCGCATATTTTCCGGATTGCGCTCCTGGAGCCGGATATATCACGGGTGAGATAAAACGAGCATCACGCTCTTGCAAACCGTTCGCATCAAGCCACATCATCGAACGGTGCATGTACCTGACGGATTCATCAACGCGCCCACCTCCGCCGCCACCGGTGTGATCGCCGCGGGCGCCATCGCCGTGAGCCTGCGCGGCGCACGCCGCGAACTCGACGAGCGCACGGCGCCGCTGGCCGGGCTCGTGGCGGCGTTCATCTTCGCGGTGCAGATGCTGAACTTCCCCGTAGCGGCGGGGACCAGCGGCCATCTCCTCGGCGGTGCGCTGGCGGCGATACTCGTCGGTCCCTACACCGGGGTCCTGTGCGTCTCCGTCGTCCTGCTGATGCAGGGCATCCTGTTCGCGGACGGCGGTCTGACCGCGCTGGGCGTGAACATCACCAACATGGCGATCGTCACGACGGTCGTGGCCTACGCCCTCTTCCGCGGCCTGGTGAAGGTGCTGCCCCGCACCCGCCGATCGGTCACCGCGGCCGCCTTCGTCGCGGCCCTGGTCTCCGTCCCGGCCGCCGCGCTCGCCTTCACGCTGATGTACGCGATCGGCGGCACCACCGACGTGTCGATCGGCAAGGTCGCCACCGCCATGATCGGCGTGCACGTCCTGATCGGCATCGGCGAGGCCGTGATCACCGCGCTGACCGTCGGCTCGGTCATCGCCGTACGCCCGGACCTGGTGTACGGGGCGCGCGGCCTCACGCAGAAGCTGAAGCTGCGGGTGAACGGCGAACTGGTCGACGCCCCCGACGCCGAGCCCGAGCCCGTGCCCGCCGCCGCCCGCACTTCGCACCGCAAGGTGTGGGCGGCCGGCCTGGTCGCCTCCCTCGTGCTGGCCGGGTTCGTCAGCTTCTACGCCTCGGCGAACCCCGACGGCCTGGAGAAGGTCGCCGCCGACCACGGCATCGACAAGAAGGCCGAGGACCACGCGGTGGCCGACTCCCCGCTCGCCGACTACGGCGTCAAGGACGTCGCCGACGCTCGCCTGTCCGGGGGGCTGGCGGGCGTCATCGGCGTGGGCGTCACGGTCGTCGCCGGCACCGGCGTGTTCTGGGCCGTGCGCCGCCGCCGCACCGACGACACCTCCCCGTCGGACACGACGAACACGCCGGATACGACGAACACGAGCACGACGGGCACGAGCGTCTGACATGGGAGCAGGGCACGCGCACAAGCTGTACCGGCACGGGCACTCGCCCGTGCACGGCCTGCCGCCGCACACCAAGCTCGCCGCCGTCTTCGCCTTCGTGGTCGTCGTGGTGTCGACGCCGCGCGAGGCGATGTGGGCGTTCGGGCTGTACGCCGTGCTGCTCGGGGCCGTCGCGTGGGTCGCGCGCGTGCCCGCCGGCTTCCTGCTCCGGCGGCTGCTGATCGAGGTGCCGTTCGTCGCGTTCGCGGTGCTCATGCCGTTCGTGGCGGAGGGCGAGCGGGTCGACGTCCTCGGCCTGTCCCTGAGCGTGAACGGCCTGTGGGGCGCCTGGAACGTGCTGGCGAAAGGCACCCTGGGTGTCGCGGCCTCGGTGTTGCTGGCCGCCACGACCGAACTGCGCGAACTGCTGCTCGGCCTGCAGCGCCTCAAGCTCCCGCCGCTCCTCGTGCAGATCGCGTCCTTCATGATCCGCTACGGCGACGTCATCACGGACGAGATGCGGCGCATGCGGATCGCCCGGGAGTCACGCGGCTTCGAGGCGAAAGGCGTCAAGCACTGGGGCGTGCTCGCCAAGTCGGCCGGCGCGCTGTTCATCCGCTCCTACGAGCGCGGCGAGCGGGTGCACCTGGCCATGGTCAGCCGTGGATACGCCGGCTCCATGCCGGTCATCGACGAGGTGACCGCGTCCCGGGCGCAGTGGTCGTACGCCCTCGCCCTCCCCTGCGCCGCGCTGCTCGTCTGTCTGCTGGGATGGACCTTGTGACTGCTTCTCTGGAGGTCTCGGGCCTCGCTTTCGCCTACCCCGACGGGCACCAGGCCCTCTTCGGCGTCGACTTCTCGGTCGCGCGCGGTGAGCGGGTCGCGCTGCTCGGGCCGAACGGCGCCGGCAAGACGACCCTCGTACTGCACCTCAACGGCATCCTGACCGGCGGCGCCGGCACGGTGCAGGTCGCCGGGCTGCCCGTGGACAAGCGGAACATGGCCGAGGTCCGGCGCCGGGTCGGCATCGTCTTCCAGGACCCGGACGACCAGCTGTTCATGCCGACGGTCCGGGAGGACGTGGCGTTCGGGCCCGCGGCGGCCGGGCTGAAGGGGCCGGAGCTGGAGGAGCGCGTGCAGCGGGCGCTGGAGCGGGTCGGCATGGCGGAGTTCAAGGACCGGCCCCCGCACCACCTCTCCTTCGGGCAGCGCCGCCGGGTGGCCGTCGCGACCGTGCTGGCGATGGAGCCGGAGATCCTCGTGCTGGACGAGCCGTCCTCCAACCTCGACCCGGCCTCGCGCCGCGAACTGGCGGACATCCTGCGCTCCCTGGACGTGACCGTGCTGATGGTCACGCACGACCTGCCCTACGCCCTGGAGCTGTGCCCGCGCTCCCTGATCCTCAGCGACGGGGTGATCGCGGCCGACGGGCCGACCGGCGAGCTGCTCTCCGACGAGGAGCTGATGCGGGCCCACCGTCTGGAGCTGCCGTTCGGTTTCGATCCGCGTTCCGTCCCGGCGGCTCAGGGCCGTCCGTGACAATGACCGCGTGACGAACGAGGAGAGCGACGGATCACCGCTGCTGGACGACCAGCTGTGCTTCGCGCTGTACGCCGCCCAGCGCGCGGTGACGGCGGCGTACCGCCCGCTCCTCGACGAACTGGGCCTCACCTACCCCCAGTACCTGGTGCTGCTGGTCCTCTGGGAGCGCGGTGAGACGACGGTGAAGGAGCTGGCCGCGGCCCTGCGCCTCGACTACGGCACGGTCTCGCCGCTGCTGAAGCGGCTGGAGGCCGCCGGTCTGGTCCGGCGTGAGCGGTCGGCGCGGGACGAACGGTCGGTGCTCGTGGCCGTGACGGGGCGCGGGGAGGAACTCCGGGAGCGGGCGGGGCGGGTGCCCGGCGCGCTGATCGCGGCGACCGGGCTCGACGGCACGGAGGCCGGGCGGCTGCGTGCGGAGCTGTGGCGGCTGGCCGAGCGGGCGGAGTCGGCGGCGGACCGGGCCCGCTGAGGGTTACCCCCGGTTGTGACCCCCTGGCATGACAGGCTGGTTACCGGCCAGTACCTTGTGCACGATGTATTTGTGCGCACTTGGTTCCGGGGGAGGACAGCATGACTGACGGCCCCGCCGTCGACACCCGCCCGACGAAGATCATGTTCGTGGCGGAGGCCACCGCCCACGGTGGTCGCGAAGGCTATGTCACCAGCCAGGACGGACAGCTCGACCTCAAGGTCGCCATGCCCCCGCAGCTCGGCGGCGACGGCAACGGCACCAACCCGGAACAGCTCTTCGCGGCCGGCTACAGCGCCTGCTTCCACAACGCCCTGATCCTCGTCGGCAACCGCGAGGGCTACGACCTGACCGGCTCCACGGTCGCCGCGAAGGTCGGCATCGGCCCCAACCGGCAGCGCGGTTACGGCCTCGCCGTCGCCCTCAGCGTCTCGCTGCCGGTCGTCGACGCCGACCTCGCGACCAGGCTGGTGGACGCGGCCCACGAGGTCTGCCCGTACTCGAACGCGACCCGCGGGAACATCGACGTGACCATCCTGCTTGGCTAGAGGGGAGCACCACGAGCGCAGCGGCGAGACGAGGAGTACGG
It encodes the following:
- a CDS encoding resuscitation-promoting factor, translating into MSNSRYETYETHETYETYGPAYAGPVYGGFDAPPADLHSAETLGHGTPGAYADTYRPAYEGPTLPGLPRQGAPDDGPAPGSAEQPGRGPGAHAGSRAAARTGAHRRSARRRKARYAERPDSPMRRLLPQALVVAFLAGGTTAFVAKDKAIELNVDGKARTLHTFADDVTELLAEEGVEVGAHDVVAPGPGTEISSGDEVAVHFARPVRLTLDGHRREIWTTAHTVEGALRQLGVRQEGAYVSASRSRRIGREGLALDVRTERTVTIMADGRARTVRTNAATVREAVEEAGITLHGQDTTSVPQGSFPRDGQTVTVLRITGGKEVREEPIPFQVRRTEDPDLFRGTEVVERAGEPGLRRVTFSLRSVNGVRQKPRRIRSEVVREPRPQVVKVGTKPRPASVRGADHLDWQGLAACESGGRPDAVDSSGTYGGLYQFDTRTWQALGGNGRPQDAPAAEQTYRAKKLYVRRGASPWPHCGARLGG
- a CDS encoding TatD family hydrolase: MPSNDSGRQDKNAAPPLPEPLRVPVADSHTHLDMQSGTVEEALAKAASVGVTTVVQVGCDLKGSRWAAETAAAHDAVHATVALHPNEAPRIVHGDPDGWSRQGAREAGGRAALDEALAEIDRLAALEQVKGVGETGLDYFRTGPEGKDAQELSFRAHIEIAKRHGKALVIHDREAHADVLRVLKEEGAPERTVFHCYSGDAEMAEICASAGYFMSFAGNVTFKNAQNLRDAVAVAPLELLLVETDAPFLTPAPYRGRPNAPYLVPVTVRAMAGVRGIDEDTLATALGANTARAFGY
- the rsmI gene encoding 16S rRNA (cytidine(1402)-2'-O)-methyltransferase, giving the protein MIGTLVLAGTPIGDIADAPPRLAEELAGADVVAAEDTRRLRRLTQALGVTPKGRVVSYFEGNEAARTPELVEELVGGARVLLVTDAGMPSVSDPGYRLVAAAVERDVRVTAVPGPSAVLTALALSGLPVDRFCFEGFLPRKAGERLGRLREVAEERRTLVYFEAPHRLDDTLAAMSEVFGAERRAAVCRELTKTYEEVRRGGLGELAAWAAEGVRGEITVVVEGAPEKGPEEVGPEELVRRVRVREEAGERRKEAIAAVAVEAGVPKRVVFDAVVAAKNAAG
- a CDS encoding dolichyl-phosphate-mannose--protein mannosyltransferase — its product is MTSTASSTDTRQGQAPLDQRPSWQQRLRRFGYQGQPRSDARDVRDRLVPPYTEPSPRLWAALGVPHQLAGRLVRWSGWIGPLLVTLLAGVLRFWNLGSPRAVIFDETYYAKDAWALIHRGFELNWDKKANDLVLSSGGQVPLPADAAYVVHPPIGKYVIGLGELMFGFDPFGWRFMTAVLGTLSVLLLCRIGRRLFRSTFLGCLAGALMAVDGLHFVMSRTALLDGVLMFFVLAAFGCLLVDRDRARAKLAAALPLDEDGRARPDRHTAETARLGRRPWRWAAGLMLGLAIGTKWNGLYILAAFCLMAVLWDVASRRVAGARHPYAAVLKRDTGLAFVATVPVALVTYLLSWTGWILSATNGSGGYYRNWAATSGKGGSWTFLPDWLRSLWHYEHQVYEFHVGLSSPHTYQSNPWSWLVLGRPVSYFYESPAPGKDGCPADAGEKCAREVLALGTPLLWWVACLAVLYVLWRWFFRRDWRAGAIACGIAAGYLPWFMYQERTIFFFYAVVFLPFLCLAVAMLLGAIIGPPRSSDTRRVAGATAAGVLVLLITWNFIYFWPLYTGTAIPIDDWRSRMWLDTWV
- a CDS encoding penicillin-binding transpeptidase domain-containing protein; protein product: MGKGVKTAVIGGVFAVMLGGAGYGTYNIVNALNGDGGGTGGVAAEKKSGPPGKDEVKETTAKFFTAWEKGAAATAASYTNNDGAAEQLLTAFGDDAHITGVKITPGAARGTTVPYAVKAKVAYGGKSKPLSYESELKVVRGLTTGRALVDWQPSVVHPELKKDDTLVTEESATPPIEAVGRDGAELTKEKYPSLGPILDALRDKYGEQAGGTPGVELVIRHTGNGAPDTPLLTLAEGKPGKLTTTISPGAQAAAEKAVKRFAQSSVVAVKPSTGEVLAVANHRTDGFNAAFQGEAAPGSTMKIITAAMLIDNGVTSMNGPAPCPDTAVWQSQSFKNLTGMKANENATLANSFMRSCNTAFIKLIDEKPLTDASLTQEAEERFGLGQDNWTTGIASFDGSVPAVDGPDRAAGAIGQGQVQMSPLNMASVTATAITGAFRQPYLVSPELDGRELARAQGLRASTAAQLKQMMRLTATQGTAAPAMAGLGGDIGAKTGSAEVDGNAKSNSWFTGFRGDIAAAAMTEEGGHGGDAAGPIVAAVLRTGG